One genomic segment of Drosophila melanogaster chromosome 3L includes these proteins:
- the EMC10 gene encoding ER membrane protein complex subunit 10, isoform C → MYSKAGFVLIFVLGLVSSSWGFLEHDSWITVELQHSLAANSESFSFRGNVTIPSLNSGLANVEQPDLSTADLDLLKKLALGNEFYRLKATVVYSNGAKAQFITSNKACRLLQAQLNDVLWVSLEPSGYVTGITVSQDTAPATIECTQEDVNKLLETQFSTDVLIRHAELAPVPDTAGFIQKVEREREARERGEVRDNRGFFAKYWMYIVPVVLLVFISGATNQDGAK, encoded by the exons ATGTATTCAAAGGCGGGATTTGTTCTAATTTTCGTGCTGGGTCTAGTGTCCAGCAGCTGG GGATTCCTGGAGCATGACAGCTGGATTACAGTGGAGCTCCAGCACTCGCTGGCTGCAAACTCGGAAAGTTTCTCCTTCCGCGGGAATGTGACGATTCCCAGTCTCAACTCTGGTCTGGCCAATGTGGAGCAACCAGATCTGAGCACTGCCGATCTGGACTTGCTGAAG AAACTGGCCCTTGGAAACGAGTTCTACCGTTTGAAGGCCACGGTGGTGTATTCAAATGGAGCTAAGGCGCAGTTCATCACTTCCAACAAGGCCTGTCGCCTGCTGCAAGCCCAATTGAATGACGTGCTTTGGGTGTCGCTCGAACCCTCCGGATACGTAACCGGCATCACTGTGTCCCAGGACACGGCCCCGGCCACTATAGAGTGCACCCAGGAAGACGTGAATAAGCTACTGGAAACGCAATTCAGCACCGATGTCCTCATCCGCCACGCTGAACTGGCCCCCGTGCCCGATACTGCTGGCTTTATTCAGAAGGTGGAGCGGGAGCGCGAGGCCAGGGAGCGCGGGGAGGTTCGGGATAACCGCGGCTTCTTTGCCAAATAC tggatGTACATCGTTCCGGTAGTTCTGTTGGTCTTCATTTCGGGAGCCACCAACCAGGACGGTGCAAAATAG
- the EMC10 gene encoding ER membrane protein complex subunit 10, isoform D, whose amino-acid sequence MIATNRMGFLEHDSWITVELQHSLAANSESFSFRGNVTIPSLNSGLANVEQPDLSTADLDLLKKLALGNEFYRLKATVVYSNGAKAQFITSNKACRLLQAQLNDVLWVSLEPSGYVTGITVSQDTAPATIECTQEDVNKLLETQFSTDVLIRHAELAPVPDTAGFIQKVEREREARERGEVRDNRGFFAKYWMYIVPVVLLVFISGATNQDGAK is encoded by the exons ATGATTGCAACGAACAGAATG GGATTCCTGGAGCATGACAGCTGGATTACAGTGGAGCTCCAGCACTCGCTGGCTGCAAACTCGGAAAGTTTCTCCTTCCGCGGGAATGTGACGATTCCCAGTCTCAACTCTGGTCTGGCCAATGTGGAGCAACCAGATCTGAGCACTGCCGATCTGGACTTGCTGAAG AAACTGGCCCTTGGAAACGAGTTCTACCGTTTGAAGGCCACGGTGGTGTATTCAAATGGAGCTAAGGCGCAGTTCATCACTTCCAACAAGGCCTGTCGCCTGCTGCAAGCCCAATTGAATGACGTGCTTTGGGTGTCGCTCGAACCCTCCGGATACGTAACCGGCATCACTGTGTCCCAGGACACGGCCCCGGCCACTATAGAGTGCACCCAGGAAGACGTGAATAAGCTACTGGAAACGCAATTCAGCACCGATGTCCTCATCCGCCACGCTGAACTGGCCCCCGTGCCCGATACTGCTGGCTTTATTCAGAAGGTGGAGCGGGAGCGCGAGGCCAGGGAGCGCGGGGAGGTTCGGGATAACCGCGGCTTCTTTGCCAAATAC tggatGTACATCGTTCCGGTAGTTCTGTTGGTCTTCATTTCGGGAGCCACCAACCAGGACGGTGCAAAATAG